The Arachidicoccus terrestris genome includes the window TGCAATCATGTACGTACTGGAGTCCGCCAAAAACCCACAGTTTTCAAGCATTCCACAAAGTATTTACTGGGCTATTGTAACAATTACTACGGTAGGGTATGGAGATGTCGCCCCGATTACACCGGCGGGCAAAATTGTATCTTCCCTTATTATGATCCTCGGCTATGCAATTATCGCCGTACCTACAGGAATTCTTTCCACCTCCATGATGCGGGAACAATGGAAGCGTTTACCGCAGTACGCGTTACTTCCCTGCCCCAAATGCGGCGAAAAAGGCCACGAAACGGATGCTGCTTTCTGTAAAAACTGTGGTGCCGCATTATACCCGGATACGGATAAAGGCCATAGCTCCGATCAGACGGGGACGGCTGTGAACGATGCCTCAACATTGTAACAAGAGCGTTTGAGCGATATACAGATACGACCGACGCGGCTTATTTACTGTTATCACGTATGGTTGCTCTCTTTCTTCCTTGTATCGATTGATCGATCGCCTTATTGATCACATCTTGTATCCTGCTTCTGGTTTTCAGTCTATAGATTTCGGTGCTGCGTACAGGATTTACGCGATTGGACAAAAAGATATACACTAAGTCGCGGTCTTCATCCACCCAGATGCAGGTACCTGTATAACCGGTATGTCCAAATGTATTGAGCGACGCGAGTCTGGAGGGGTATTCTTTAGATCTGTCCGGATCTGCCCTGTCAAAACCATATCCTCTTCTGCTTACTTTGGATTCATTCTTCGTAAAAGTAGTAACCGTCTGTGGCTGAAAATATCTTTGCCCACCATAATATCCCTTGTTTAATAACATCTGGTAATAAGCTGCCAGGTCAGTAGCACACGAGAACAATCCGGCGTGACCGGCAACACCTCCTTTAAGGGCCGCTCCTTCATCGTGTACATATCCAACCAGTAAAGTTTTACGGAAGGTCTTATCATCTTCTGTAGGGACGATTCTTCTGTCATCAAACTTATAATATGGCAAGTACCCGGTACTATGCATGCCCAGAGGTTTGTAAAAATTACGATCTGCATATACATCCAGTGTCGTGTCTGTAATCGATTCTACCACGGCCTGCATCACATACATGCTGATATCACTGTATACATACTTTCCTCTGGTAACAATGGGCGAATAAAGCATAGTAGGCCACATCAAATCCTTAAAAAAGTTTTTGCGGATAAAATAATGGTCAGCCACCTTAGTAGGAAACGCCCCGCTGGAATCACGGCGATAATCCCGGTCTGTAATCATCTTGGGGAAATTAATAAAGGGCACAAATCCGGCCTGATGCAACATTACTTCCCAGAGATGAATATTATTCATACCCGTCTTTCTGGCCCGGGCGATATAATGACCAATGGTAGAATCGAGCTTGAGTTTTCCTTTTTCAACCAGCTTCATTACCGAAGGAGTCGTTGCAGTTATCTTTGTCACTGAAGCCATATCAAAAATATCATTCAGCTGTTCGGGCACCTGTTTACTATAGGTATGATAGCCATATGCCTTGTGGAAAAACACTTTTCCATTTCTGGCAGCAAGCACTACCATTCCCGGAGTAGCTCTTTTTGAAATAGCCTCCCCCGCTATTTTATCGATCTCTTTTAAAGCAGTACCGGAGATCCCCAGCTCTTCAGGGAATGTGTATTTTAAGCGAATGGCACTGGTGAGACTGCCTTTACCAGCCGTCATATCTGGACCTAAGGTCTTTTTCAGCTTACCATGCACACCAATACCGCCAAAAACCATTTGCGCAGCCACGCCGGCTGATATGGATTCATTAGAAGGGATATAGAGCACCGGGCATTTAAGAGGATTCAGGCGCATTTTTAACGGATGACGGATCTGCCCCATGATCACCAAAATTGTCTGTTTGCGCTTAGCGACATCCTGAATATACCGCTGATTCCTGTAGTCACTCAACCCAGCTGAGGTTGTGGTTATAATGATCGTATTATAGGGTTGTAAATCATCTTCAAGATTAAACAGGTCAGAAGAATCCGCATAGACCTGGGCCGTTAAACTGGCAACAGGCGCATATAAACGGGCAATACTGTCAAAAAGTGTACTTTGATTACCTGCCAGATGAACGGTTGCTATGGATCGCTGTGATAAATCTTTTACGGGAAACAGGTCTGGGTAATGCCCTAACAATACGGCGGCATTTTCTACAGAACGCATAGCCGAATAGGCGCTCTTTGCACGGCGAGTCGTTTGTGCGTGGACATCCAGGATATACAATAGACCTATCAGCAGGCTGACGGCTGCGCATAATCGTTGTTTCATAAAAAAAGATGTTTGCTTAAAGATATACAATTTTCAGGAAGCATCTTACAAGGCAAATCGCTTATTTTACAAACAGATATTAGTTTCAGGTTACTCCAGAGGTAAACTCACAAAGAAGGCGGCTCTCCCTAAAGAAGGAAAGCCGCCCTATATTTTCTGTTATGTCTTTTAAAGACACCGCTTGTCTGTCTTGCAAATATTACCCTAAAGCAACACGCTTGAAAGATTGAACTTTCAGGTCGTTACCTAAGTATGCGGCAACAGTTTTGCTACCATCCTTTACAAATGGTTGCGCCAGTAACGTATTTTCTTTAAAGAATGCATTTAATTTACCTTCAGCGATCTTGCCGATCATTTCGTCGGGCTTG containing:
- a CDS encoding serine hydrolase domain-containing protein — its product is MKQRLCAAVSLLIGLLYILDVHAQTTRRAKSAYSAMRSVENAAVLLGHYPDLFPVKDLSQRSIATVHLAGNQSTLFDSIARLYAPVASLTAQVYADSSDLFNLEDDLQPYNTIIITTTSAGLSDYRNQRYIQDVAKRKQTILVIMGQIRHPLKMRLNPLKCPVLYIPSNESISAGVAAQMVFGGIGVHGKLKKTLGPDMTAGKGSLTSAIRLKYTFPEELGISGTALKEIDKIAGEAISKRATPGMVVLAARNGKVFFHKAYGYHTYSKQVPEQLNDIFDMASVTKITATTPSVMKLVEKGKLKLDSTIGHYIARARKTGMNNIHLWEVMLHQAGFVPFINFPKMITDRDYRRDSSGAFPTKVADHYFIRKNFFKDLMWPTMLYSPIVTRGKYVYSDISMYVMQAVVESITDTTLDVYADRNFYKPLGMHSTGYLPYYKFDDRRIVPTEDDKTFRKTLLVGYVHDEGAALKGGVAGHAGLFSCATDLAAYYQMLLNKGYYGGQRYFQPQTVTTFTKNESKVSRRGYGFDRADPDRSKEYPSRLASLNTFGHTGYTGTCIWVDEDRDLVYIFLSNRVNPVRSTEIYRLKTRSRIQDVINKAIDQSIQGRKRATIRDNSK